Below is a genomic region from Candidatus Binatia bacterium.
TCCTAGGACCGCAATACATCAACCGGATCGAATACTATAACTCCGGGCGCTCACTCTTCGACGATTACAAGGTCGAGGAAGAGCTGCAGAAGCTCATGCGGCCCAAGATCAACCTGCCTTCGGGCGCGTCGATCGTCATCGAGTCGACCGAAGCGCTTACCGTCATCGACGTCAACTCCGGCAAGTTCACGGGCGGGCGCAACCTCGAGGACACGATTCTCAAGACGAACATCGAGGCGGCCGAGGAGATCGCACGGCAAGTGCGCCTGCGCGACATCGGCGGCATCGTCGTTGTGGACTTCATCGACATGGGGTCGGACGCGTCGCGCAACAAGGTCGTCAAGACGATGGAGGACAGCCTGCGGCGGGATCGCACGCGGGCCACGATTCAGTCGTTCTCCAACCTCGGGCTGCTCGAGTTCACGCGCAAACGCATCGGCAAGGATCTCGGAGCTCAGCTGCGCGGTGCGTGCCCGACGTGCAACGGCATGGGCAGCGTCATGTCGTCGCAGTCGGTGGCGATCGAGACCTTCCGCCAGATTCGCAGCGAGACGCACAACGGCGCGGCCGGCGACGTGGTTGCGCACGTCGCGCCGACGGTCGCCGTGCAGATGGAGTTTTGGTACGAGGAAGAGTGCGGGGAGCTTGCGCGCTCGATCGGTCGCCCGATCCACGTGCGCGTCGATCCGATGATCCATCCCGAAAAGGCGCGCGTCGAGCTCGTCGCTGGTTTCGACAAACAGCGCGCGCATGCCGTGCGCGTCGGCGACGAGCACGAAATCGAGCTTCTGCCGGGCCGGCTTCCCAACCCGACCTCGGCGGCCGGCGTCGTCGACGGCCGCCTCGTCGAGGTCGAAAACGCCGCCGGCAACGCCGGCAACTTCGTACGGATCCGTATCCTGGATGTCGACGACGAGCAAGATTACGTGATGGCCGAGCTCGTGACGGCCGGTGCGAAGCCGCGCCGCCGTCGCGCCGCGCGGCGGGGGAAGCCGACCGCGGCCGAACAGGCGCGCCAGCTGCGCGAGCTCGCCGAGGACGCGGCCCGCCAGTCCGCCTCGCGGCCGCCCATAGGGATCTCATCGATCACCGAAGAGGAAGAGGCGCAAGACAAGGCCATCCGCGCCGAGCTCAAGGGCGAGGCCCAGCCCGACGCGATCATCATTGCGGAAGGCGCGGTACAACACGCCGCAACCGAGAACGGCGATGGGCGGCGAAAGCGCCGCCGGCGCCGCCGTCGGGGTGGGCGCGGACGCGGAGAAGGAGCCGAGGAGACGGTATTCGCTCCGCCGCCTGCACCTGCACCCGAGGCAGTGGCCGCTCCGGACGGCGCCGGACAGCGCCGCCGCCGTCGCCGCCGCGGACGACGCGGTAGGGGCGGGGCTCATGCGCCCGGCGGGGCGATGCCCGATCGGCATATCTTCGAGGTCTCGTCCGATGGCGCAGCACATCCGACCGGCGCGACCGCCCCTCCGGAGCCGTCGCGCGCGATCGCGCGCATTCCCGCCGCGCCGCCCGCGGTCGAGCCGCCGCCGGCCAGCCTCACCGCGCCGCAAGAGGAGCCAAAACGCGCGAGGCCCGCGCGCCGTCGCAAGGCGACGCCGCAGGGCGTCGCCGGCGAGTTGAAGGGCACGGCCAGTGCGCTCGCGCTGCCGGCCACCGACGCCAAGCCGAAGCGCACGCGCGCCTCGAGCAAGAAAGTCGCCTCAAGCGAGCCGAAAGCCGAGAAGCCCGCCGCTAAGCGCAAACGCTCGGCAACGGGCTCCCGCAAGAAGGCGTCGTCTTAGCTAAACGCCGTTTTCCTGGTTGGCGTGCGCGAGCTTGTCGTCCAGGTATTGGATCGCCCGCGTTAGCTGGTCGTCGCGAGTCGGCTGTCCGAACTGCGGGCGCTTGTTCTCGGTCACGACGACGTCGGGCGTGATGCCTAGATGGTTGATGTCGCGATTACGCGGCGTCAGATAACGCGCCGTCGTCACCTTGATCGCGCTGCCGTCCGGCAGCGGGTAGATCGTTTGCACGACGCCCTTGCCGAACGTCTTCGTGCCCATAATCGTGCCGACGCTGCTGTCTTGGATCGCCCCCGAAGTGATCTCGGAAGCCGAGGCCGTATAGCCGTTCACGAGCACGACGAGCGGCAGCGGGCTGATCGCAGTGTTGTCTGCGTCGAGCGTCGTGATGTTCGAGGCGCGCGACTCTACCGAGACGATCGGTCCGCTCGGGATGAACTTGGAGCTCACCGCCACGGCCGCTTCCAGATAGCCGCCGCCGTTGTCGCGCAGGTCGAGGATCAGTGCGCGGGCGCCCTCGCTCTGCAGGCGGCCGAGCGCCGTGGTCAGCTCGCTCCCCGTGTCGCGGCCGAACACCGTCAGTGCGATGTAGCCGATCTTGCCGGGCAAAAGCTTCTCGTAGACGCTGAGCTGGTGAATCTTCGCGCGGGTGATCGTGATCGGCGCGGGCAGTGCGGAGCTGTCGCGCTGAATCGTCAGCGTGACCTTCGTGCCCTCCTTGCCGCGCAGCTTCCCGCTCGCGGTCGCGATGGCCATGCCCTTGGTGGAGTTGCCGTCGATCGTCGTGATCAGGTCGTCCTGCTGCACGCCGGCCTTGTCGGCAGGGCCGTTGGGAATCACGTTCTCGACCGCGATGTATTTCGTCTTGTCATCGACTTGGATGACGATGCCCGTGCCGCCGAAGTCGCCCCCGTCGAGACCCTGATTGAGTCCCGCAAACTCCTTCGGCGTCAAGAACACGGTGTAGCGGTCGTTGACCGCGCGCATCATACCGTCGATGGCGACGTAGCTGAGGTCGTGCGCGCTAAACTTGCTCTTCGACTCCGTGGCCGCAGTCTCGATCTCGCGGTCGATTTCGCGCACGTTCCCCATCGGACTCTGCGCGTCGTGCATAACCGCGAGCGAGATGTGCTTGATACCCGCCGTGCGCATCGCCGCCGACAGCGCCGCGTGGACGGAGGCGAGCACGACGTCCGGATCGACCTTTTTGTAGAAGTTGTCCGTCAGGTACGTGTAGCTGGTGGACACTTCTCCGGCGTCGGTCGTCGAGAGATGCACCGCCGGAGCGGCGGATGCAGTGGGCAGGGCGATGAGCGCGGCGGTCAGCCCGCCCGCCCACAGGGGCCAAAGAAAACGTTTCATGATCTCCAAATCAACGTATTAGCTGGTGTAAACGTGCCTTGGCGGCAGCGAGCTGCTTGTCGGCCGGGGTATCGATGATCGACGGGTTGGGGTCCTGCTCGATCACGACGTCCGGCTCGATGCCGCGGTGCTGGATGTCGCGGCCGGCGGGCGTAACGTAGCGGGCCGTCGTTATCTTGAGCGCTCCCTGATCCGGCATCGGGAAGATGCTCTGTACGACGCCCTTACCGAACGTGCGCGTCCCGATCAGCGTCGCCAGATGGTAGTCCTGCAACGCGCCCGACGTGATTTCCGACGCGCTGGCGGTGTACTTGTTCACCAGAACGACCAGCGGTTGCAGTCCCTCGATGGCGGTTCCGAGAGCCGCGTCGCTCGTGCGCTGGCCGTCGCGGCGAATCGTAGAAACGATCGTTCCCTGCGGAATGAACAGGCTCGATATCTCGACGGCGGCATCCAGCAGGCCTCCGCCGTTATCGCGCAGGTCGAGGATGTAACCCTTCGCGCCCGCGGCTCGTCCGGCCAACAGCGCCTTGCGCACCTCGTCGCCTGACGTCGTTCCGAAGTCCGACAGCCGAACGTAATCGATCTTGCCCTCCATCTTCGCGCGCACGGTGGGGACGTGAATGATCTCGCGGACGATGTCGTAAGTGCTTTCATTCGACGGCTTGAAGTAGCCGTGCGCGCGCAGACGAACCGTCGTTCCGGCCTGGCCGCGGATCATCTCTTCCACGCGGTCGATCGGCAAGCCGCGTACGGGCTTTCCATCGACGCTGTCCACGACCTCGCCGGGCTTCATCCCGGAGCGGGCCGCGGGCAGAGCCTCGATCGGCTGTACGACGATGCGCCCGTCTTTGAGTTGATAGATGTAGACGCCGATGCCGCCGAAATTGCCGCCGGAGAGCGACTCATTGAGGCCGCGAATCTCGCGCGGCGAGAGATAGACCGTGTAGGGATCGCGCACCGAGCTCATGATGCCGCGCAAGGCTGCGTCGGTGAGGTCGTCGCGGCCGTTCGGCCCGACGTTCGCCGCGTAGTGATCCTGAGCGTACGCCAGAAGGTCGGCGGCGCGCTCGCCGTCTCGGCTCGGAACGCCGCTCGCGGTCGTGCCCGGCAGGGCTGCGTTATCGATCTTTTTTGCGGACAGAAAATGGTGCAGCGCGTCGATCTCGCCGGCGATCGGCGTCTCCGGCGCGATGTCTTTGTAATACGAGTTCTCCAACCTGCGCAGCGCGACGTCGGCCACGAACGCATTCGGCGGATCGTGCGAAGCGAAGAGATCGCGCAGGTCGCCGGTGGTCGCGACTTGCAACACGGACTGCCCGGCAAGCACCCCCGTGCGGTAGCCGATGTAAATCGCGCCGCCGGCCGCGAGCGCGACGACCAGCAGGGCTGTCAAAAAAAGACGTATTGGAAGCGACATGTCCTCTAATCAGTACCCGTCCTTCGACCCGCTATAGAGCGGACCGAGTTTCCTTATCCTAGCGTACTTGCTAAGTCTTAATGAAGCCGGGGGGCCGGGTCAACAGGCTTACCGGCAATTCTGATCTCAAAATGAAGGTGGGGGCCGGTGGATTGGCCGGTCGAGCCCACCGCCCCGATGGCCTGCCCGCGCTGGACGGCCTGCCCGGTCGAGACGTAGATCGCCGAGAGGTGGCCGTAGCCGGTCGAGTAGCCCCCGCCGTGATCGATCAGGATGTAGTTGCCGTAGCCCCCGTACCACTGCGCCATGATGACGCTGCCCGAGGCGGCCGCGGTTACCGTCGTCCCGCTGGGCGCGGCGATGTCGAGCCCCTGATGAAACTCAGGCGCTCCGCCGAACGGGTTGGAGCGCCAGCCGAACGGCGATGTGATCGTGCCGGTCACCGGCCAGGAGAACGAACCGGCGGCCCCTTCGGTCTCGACGCCGGCGATGCCGGCGGCCTTGCGCTCGGCCTCCATCTCGCGCTCGCGCTCGAGGATCAGCCCTTCGAGCGAGGCCTCCTCAGCGGCCGACAGGTCTTCCATCTGGGCCACTTCGGTCGCGACGCTGCGGCGCCGGACCGAGGCGAGCTCGACCAGATTGCTGCGCTCCTGCGCGAGCGAGTTGAGCTGGCTGCGCGCCTGCTCTTGCGCCTCCTCCTGCTGCTGCAGCTCGAGGCGCGTGCTTTCTAGGTCGGCCTCGATCGCCGCGACGCGCGTAGCGGCCGCCTTGCGCGCGCGCACCGCCCGCTGATTGGCGGCGATGAGCAGGCGCAGATCCTCCCAGCGCTCGACGAACTCGCTGAACGAGCGCGAGGCGATCAACGCGTTGAGATACGTCAGGTCCCCGAACTCGTAGATGTCGACGAGACGGCGCTTGAGCGCCGCATCGTGCAGTTGCAGCGATCGTTTGGCGGCGTTGAGCTGGAGCGTGTTCCAGTCGATCCGCCGCTGCGTCGAGTCCTGCTGCTCTTGGAGGGAACCGATGCGGCCGTTGACCTCGCCGATCGCGGCGTTCGTTTCGCCGAGCTGACGCTGCAAATCTTGATAGCGCATCGTCACGGTGTTTAGCTCGACGCGCTTGCCGTGGAGCCGCTCCTGCAACTGCGCCGCCTTGGCGCGCTCCGCCTGGATGCGCTGCTCGAGTCCGGGGCTGCGCGCCTGCGCGAATGAAGGCGCGAGCGCGAGTACAGCGGCTACGGCCGCGAAGCGACGCAGCATCACTACGTGCGCAGGTGTCGCCCGACCGCGATCCAGGACGCCACGATTCCGATCGCCGCGCCGACCAGGATCAGCTCGCCGGCGAGCAGACGCGGATCCACGGGAACGGCACGCAGTGCCGCCCAGGGAAGCGCCTCGAGCAGCCGCGGCCACAAGGTCGCTCGCGCGATCGCGAGCAGTCCGACGGCGACCAGCGCGCCAAAGAGGCCGGCGATCAGCCCCTCGCAGATGAACGGCAGGCGGATGTACGTGTTCGTGGCGCCGACCAGCTGCATGATCGCGATCTCGCGCCGCCGCGCGAAGACCGTCAGCCGGATCGTGTTGGCGATGATGATTCCCGCGACCGCGAAGAAGACGGCGATCACGCCGATGCCGACGCGGCGCAGCACCGCGCCCAGTTGCAGCAGGCGCTGCACGATCGTCTGACCGTAGACGACGTTGTCGACGCCGGTGAGGCGCCGCACGCCCGCCGCGACCGCCGGCACGTCTTCGGGCTTGCGCGCCTTGACTCGAAACTTGTCCGGCAACGGATTCTCGGTCAACAACGCCGTGTCGATGGTGCCCTTCGTGCGTTCGCGCAGCTCGGCCAGGCCCTGGCGCTTCGGGACGAACTGCGCGGACGCAATGCGCGGGTCCGCCGCGAGATACCGCCCGATCGCCGCGACCTGCTTGGGCGTCGCGTCGGTGCGCAGGTACGCGGAGATCTCGATCTGATCGAGCAGCTGCTTACCGGCGTCGGCGAGCGCGGCGCGCACGAAGAGAAACATGCCGAGCAGGACGATCGTGATCGCGACCGTGCCGATCGCCGTCATTTGCATCCCGGTGTTGCGCGTGAAGTTGCGCGACACCTCACCCAGAAAGAACTTGACTTTCCCCGAGTCCAAGATAGTAGTAGCCCCGTTCTTCGTCAGTAGTAATGCGGCCGTCGTCGAGCCGTATGACGCGGCGGCGCATGCGATCGACGACGGCCTGGTTGTGCGTCGCCACGACGACCGTCGTCCCCTTGAGATTGATGCGTTGCAGGAGAGCCGTGATCTCGCTCGTGTTCGTGGGATCCAAATTCCCAGTGGGCTCGTCGCACAGCAGGATCTTCGGGTTGTTGACGAGCGCGCGCGCGATCGCAGTGCGCTGCTGCTCGCCGCCGGAAAGCTCGCTCGGATACATGCGGCTCTTGTGGGACAGGCCGACGAGATCCAACACGCGCGGGACCTGGCGCATCACGTCGCGCGTGTGCGCGCCGGTGACCTGCATCGCGAACGCGACGTTCTCCCACACCGTCTTGTCGGTGAGGAGCTTGAAGTCTTGGAACACCACTCCGAGGTGGCGGCGCAACGCGGGCACGCGGCTGCGGCGCACGCGGTCGACGCGGATGCCGTCGACGGTAATTTCGCCGGCGGTGGCCTTCGCTTCGCGATAGAGCAGACGCAGAAGGCTGGACTTACCGGTTCCGGAATGGCCGACGAGGAAGACGAAGTCTCCCTTGGCGATCTCGAGATTCACGTTGTCGAGGGCGCGGACGCCATTAGGATAGACAAGCGAAACGCCGCGGAGGGAGATCATCGCTGGGAGAGGGGTTTTCTGAAACCTCCGGGCTATACCTTCGGCATGGACTTCGATTTAACCGACGAGCAGAAGGCCATTGCGAGCCTGGCGCGAGAGTTCGCGCGCGAGGAGGTCGCCCCGCGAGCCGAAGAGATGGATCGCGAAGAGCGCTTTCCCTACGACCTCGTCGCGAAGATGGCGGAGCTCGGCTTCATGGGGCTGCCGTTTCCCGAAGAGTACGGCGGCGCCGGCGGCGACACGGTGAGCTACGCGCTCGCGGTGATGGAGATTGCGCGTGCCGACGCCTCGACCGCAATCACGATGGCGGCTCACGTGTCGCTCGGCGCCACGCCGTTCTTTCTGTTCGGCACCGAGGAACAGAAGCAGAAGTATCTCGTGCCGCTGGCCCGTGGCGAGAAGCTGTGGGGCTTCGGCCTGACGGAGCCCAACGCCGGAAGCGACGCGGGCAACGTGCAGACGAAGGCGGAGCTGCGCGATGGCCGCTGGGTGATCAACGGGACGAAGGCCTTCATCACGAACTCGGGCACCGACATCAGCGGCGGCACGACGATCACGGCCGTCACCGGAAAGCGCCCCGACGGGTCGCGCGAAATCTCGAACGTCATCGTTCCGCAGGACACGCCGGGCTTCACGCGCAGCCGCAAGTATCGCAAGATGGGCTGGCGCGCCTCGGACACGCGCGAGCTCTCGTTCGTCGACGCCGCGGTGCCCGAGGAAAATCTGCTCGGCCCGCGCGGCGAGGGGTACAGGCAGTTCCTCTCGATTCTCGACGGGGGGCGCATCTCGGTCGCCGCGCTCTCGATCGGGCTCGCCATGGGTGCGTACGACCAGGCGCTGGCCTATGCGAAAGAACGCCATGCGTTCGGCAAACCGATTAGCAAGTTCCAGGCCATCTCGTTCAAGCTCGTCGACATGCTGACGCAGATCGAACACGCGAAGTTGATGATGCTGCGCGCGGCATGGGAGAAGGACCTGGGACGCGACTACGTGCAGGCCGCGAGCTTCGCGAAGCTCTTCGCCGGCGAGCTGTCGCATCGCGTCGTGAACGAGGCGCTGCAGATCCACGGCGGTTACGGTTTTATGGACGAGTATCCGATCTCGCGCATGTACCGCGACCAGAAGATCAACGAGATCGGAGAAGGCACGAACGAGGTACAACGGCTCGTGTTGGCGCGGCTCATGGGCCTGTGAGGCGCATGCGTTGAGCGCCGAGCAAGTCTTCGCCGGCGCGTCCGTCATCGTCTCCCTGCTGGCCATCGGCCTCTCGGCGTTCCTGCTCACGCGCCAGAACAAACAGCTCGAGCACGAGCGCAACGCCCTCGCGATTCTCGACGCGATCGGCCGTCTCACCGATCCCGCGATCGTCAGCGCGTTCGCACAGCTCGAGGGCATCGCGGACCGCTATCCCGATGACGAGAGGATTCTTCGCGACTTCGACGGTTCGCCCGACGACCGCGCGCTCGTTCTGGTCGCGCAGTACGTCGAGACGGTCGCGTGCCTCGCCCGGCGGCGCGTGCTCGACGCGTCGCTGCTGGTCGACGCCGTCGGTTTCATGCTGCGCAGCCGCTGGAATACGATCCGCCCGTTCGTCGAGCACCTGCGGCTGGTTCGCGGCAACGCATATCTGTTCGAGAACTTCGAGTGGCTCGCGATGTTCAGCACCTGGTGGAAGGACACGCCGCGTCCTCCGCGCGACGCAAACTACGATCCCAAGCAGTTCGGCGACGTCAAATTCAAGGTCTAGCCTGCGGCGGCGGGAAGTCCACCCTATGAGACATCCAGCGATGCGTTTTCCTCTCGCGGCCGTGGCTCTGGCGGCTGCGCTCACCGCTCCGGCCCTGGCGGCGCTGTCGATCGGCACCAAAGCGCCCGACTTCACGCTGCCCGCGACGATCGGCGGCAGCACGTTCACGTTCAGCCTCGCCGACGCGCTGAAGAAGGGCCCGGTCGTGCTCTACTTCTACCCGGCGGCGTTTACGAAAGGCTGCACGATCGAGGCGCACGATTTCGCGGACGCGATCGACCAATACAAGGCGCTCGGCGCGACCGTGATCGGCGTTTCGCACGACGACGTCGCTACGCTGCAGAAATTCTCCACCAGCGAGTGCCGCAGCAAATTCGCGGTCGCGGCGGATACGAATCAGGCAGTCATGAAATCGTACGATGCGGTTCTGCCGCAGCATCCGCAGTACGCGAATCGTACGTCGTACGTCATCGCGCCCGACGGGACGATCGTCTACACCTACACGAGCCTCGATCCGTCGCTGCACGTGCAGAATACGCTGAACGCACTCAAGACCTGGAAGGCGGATCACACCTCAGGCGCCACGCAGTGAGGCGCGCGTTGGCGGTCCTGACGCTGTGCTGCCTCGGCGCGACGGCGAGCCCAAGCCCGTCGCCGAAGCCGACCGCGACGCCGAATCCCTATCGCCAGATCGAGTTCGCCTCGATGACGCTCGGCGGCAGGCCGTCCGGCGGCATCGACATCACGCGCGGCTGGGCCGCGGTCAAGCGCGACGGAAAGGCCGCCGTGGTGTGCGTGTCGTTCAAGAACGTCGCTGCGGTGACGGCGACGCACGTGCTGTTCGACTTCTCGCTCGCCGGCCGTTCCGGCGCGCAGCTCGGGCGACTGGAGCTCGACCGGCGCGGCACGTTCTCACCCGGCGTCGATATCGAAGGCTGGCACAACCTCTCTGATTGGCAGAGCGGCATGGGACACCGCGGCTACAACGACAACTGCACGGTGTTCGAGCGCGGCGTCGCCGCGGCGCCGTTGCTCTCGGCGCACTACGTCACGTACGAAGATCGTCCGCGTCGACTATTCCGACGGCACCACCTGGCCTAGGTAGACTCTCCCAGTGTCAGGGTGACACGGGGAGTTCGCGTAAGAGCTTTAGGTCCACGGACTCCCAGCGTTGACGCTATCTTCGGTCGGTATGAGTTCGTCGTGGATGAGGGTCGGCAGCGACGAGGATGCCCGAGAAAAAATCATTCGCCAGCATAGGCATCAGCACGAACTGCACATCCTCGATGACGGGATACTGGTCGCACACGACGTTGGCGTTGGGATATACTGCGCACGTCGGCGCCTGATCGGCTCGAATTTGGTTCCACCACCATGCCTTGGACTGCACGATCGCGCCTCCATCCGGCGCGGTCCGCAGGAAGTCGACGTACAGCACTCCCGACCCTGGTCCGGAGAAATGTCCGACCGCCCTCGCGCTGGCTCCGGTGGTTTGATAATCCGCAAACGCATACTCGACGTGGGTCGCGCGCGACGCGGACGCGATCCCGCACTGCGCTGTCGCGAGGAGCGCGAACGCCGCCAAAGTCCGGCGCGTCAAGCGACGGCTAAGACGATTAGAATCGCGATCGTCGCGAGGTGCAAAGCCACGTGAGCGCGTTTGGCACCATGCCGTTACGTACCGGGAGAAAGGCCAGCGTCCCTCCGAACATTGCGCGGTAGCGGGCCGCGCGTACCGGGTCGGGCGCAACGAGATACGGCACCCGCCGCGCTCGGAGCTGACCGACGAACAGAATGACGTACGTGACCCAAAGCCAGCCGCGCGCGAAGCTTCCGTGCGGCGCGCCGCCGAGCCGAAGGGTCAGCGCAAGGCCAATGGGCAGAGCTCTGCTAGACCGCGTCGTCTTTGGCGAAGAGTTGCTGCGACCGCGGGAGGCGCTTGGGGTTGCGTTCGGCGGTGTCGAGCGCCGTGACGTCACGCGGAACCACGTCGATCGGCGGGATCTCGCTCATCTCGCTGCCGCCGAGCGAGGCTTCATCCTTGAGCTTGCGGCCTTGCGGCAGAAGCTTGCTCTCGTACGATCCCACTACGCCGTTGAATGCGTTGACCGAGCGCTCGAGGTGCTTACGCATCTCCAAGAGATGGTCGGCGAACTTACACGCGCGCTCGTAGAAGATGCGGCCGATGGCGGCGATGCGTTTCGCGTTTTCCTCTTGTCGCAACGCCTGCCAGCCCATGGCGAAGCCGCGCAGCAGGCTGATGAGTGTCAGCGGTCCGGTGACCAGCACGCCCTTGTCGATTGCGTATTCGATCAACGACGGATCTTCGCTGCAGGCCGAGCTCAAGAAGACCTCGCCGGCAACGAACATCAC
It encodes:
- a CDS encoding acyl-CoA dehydrogenase family protein — its product is MDFDLTDEQKAIASLAREFAREEVAPRAEEMDREERFPYDLVAKMAELGFMGLPFPEEYGGAGGDTVSYALAVMEIARADASTAITMAAHVSLGATPFFLFGTEEQKQKYLVPLARGEKLWGFGLTEPNAGSDAGNVQTKAELRDGRWVINGTKAFITNSGTDISGGTTITAVTGKRPDGSREISNVIVPQDTPGFTRSRKYRKMGWRASDTRELSFVDAAVPEENLLGPRGEGYRQFLSILDGGRISVAALSIGLAMGAYDQALAYAKERHAFGKPISKFQAISFKLVDMLTQIEHAKLMMLRAAWEKDLGRDYVQAASFAKLFAGELSHRVVNEALQIHGGYGFMDEYPISRMYRDQKINEIGEGTNEVQRLVLARLMGL
- a CDS encoding Rne/Rng family ribonuclease, which gives rise to MASEILISSDPWENRVAILEDGDLAELYIEREEKVIGSIYKGKVQNVLPGMGAAFADIGLGRNAFLYVDDINKQPLNIGDVEITSGHSGFTISEKVKRGDDVLVQIVKEPRGLKGARISTNISLPGRYLILMPTGKYSGVSRKIESADERNRLKGIMKRIRPEGMATVVRTAAAGVSEAELIADLGVLIRMWHGILETYKRASSPSLLHKDMNLVYKAARDFITADVERVLIDDEEEYRKVRDFLQLLGPQYINRIEYYNSGRSLFDDYKVEEELQKLMRPKINLPSGASIVIESTEALTVIDVNSGKFTGGRNLEDTILKTNIEAAEEIARQVRLRDIGGIVVVDFIDMGSDASRNKVVKTMEDSLRRDRTRATIQSFSNLGLLEFTRKRIGKDLGAQLRGACPTCNGMGSVMSSQSVAIETFRQIRSETHNGAAGDVVAHVAPTVAVQMEFWYEEECGELARSIGRPIHVRVDPMIHPEKARVELVAGFDKQRAHAVRVGDEHEIELLPGRLPNPTSAAGVVDGRLVEVENAAGNAGNFVRIRILDVDDEQDYVMAELVTAGAKPRRRRAARRGKPTAAEQARQLRELAEDAARQSASRPPIGISSITEEEEAQDKAIRAELKGEAQPDAIIIAEGAVQHAATENGDGRRKRRRRRRRGGRGRGEGAEETVFAPPPAPAPEAVAAPDGAGQRRRRRRRGRRGRGGAHAPGGAMPDRHIFEVSSDGAAHPTGATAPPEPSRAIARIPAAPPAVEPPPASLTAPQEEPKRARPARRRKATPQGVAGELKGTASALALPATDAKPKRTRASSKKVASSEPKAEKPAAKRKRSATGSRKKASS
- a CDS encoding peptidoglycan DD-metalloendopeptidase family protein, which produces MLRRFAAVAAVLALAPSFAQARSPGLEQRIQAERAKAAQLQERLHGKRVELNTVTMRYQDLQRQLGETNAAIGEVNGRIGSLQEQQDSTQRRIDWNTLQLNAAKRSLQLHDAALKRRLVDIYEFGDLTYLNALIASRSFSEFVERWEDLRLLIAANQRAVRARKAAATRVAAIEADLESTRLELQQQEEAQEQARSQLNSLAQERSNLVELASVRRRSVATEVAQMEDLSAAEEASLEGLILEREREMEAERKAAGIAGVETEGAAGSFSWPVTGTITSPFGWRSNPFGGAPEFHQGLDIAAPSGTTVTAAASGSVIMAQWYGGYGNYILIDHGGGYSTGYGHLSAIYVSTGQAVQRGQAIGAVGSTGQSTGPHLHFEIRIAGKPVDPAPRLH
- the ftsE gene encoding cell division ATP-binding protein FtsE, with the protein product MISLRGVSLVYPNGVRALDNVNLEIAKGDFVFLVGHSGTGKSSLLRLLYREAKATAGEITVDGIRVDRVRRSRVPALRRHLGVVFQDFKLLTDKTVWENVAFAMQVTGAHTRDVMRQVPRVLDLVGLSHKSRMYPSELSGGEQQRTAIARALVNNPKILLCDEPTGNLDPTNTSEITALLQRINLKGTTVVVATHNQAVVDRMRRRVIRLDDGRITTDEERGYYYLGLGESQVLSG
- a CDS encoding S41 family peptidase — its product is MKRFLWPLWAGGLTAALIALPTASAAPAVHLSTTDAGEVSTSYTYLTDNFYKKVDPDVVLASVHAALSAAMRTAGIKHISLAVMHDAQSPMGNVREIDREIETAATESKSKFSAHDLSYVAIDGMMRAVNDRYTVFLTPKEFAGLNQGLDGGDFGGTGIVIQVDDKTKYIAVENVIPNGPADKAGVQQDDLITTIDGNSTKGMAIATASGKLRGKEGTKVTLTIQRDSSALPAPITITRAKIHQLSVYEKLLPGKIGYIALTVFGRDTGSELTTALGRLQSEGARALILDLRDNGGGYLEAAVAVSSKFIPSGPIVSVESRASNITTLDADNTAISPLPLVVLVNGYTASASEITSGAIQDSSVGTIMGTKTFGKGVVQTIYPLPDGSAIKVTTARYLTPRNRDINHLGITPDVVVTENKRPQFGQPTRDDQLTRAIQYLDDKLAHANQENGV
- the ftsX gene encoding permease-like cell division protein FtsX, with product MDSGKVKFFLGEVSRNFTRNTGMQMTAIGTVAITIVLLGMFLFVRAALADAGKQLLDQIEISAYLRTDATPKQVAAIGRYLAADPRIASAQFVPKRQGLAELRERTKGTIDTALLTENPLPDKFRVKARKPEDVPAVAAGVRRLTGVDNVVYGQTIVQRLLQLGAVLRRVGIGVIAVFFAVAGIIIANTIRLTVFARRREIAIMQLVGATNTYIRLPFICEGLIAGLFGALVAVGLLAIARATLWPRLLEALPWAALRAVPVDPRLLAGELILVGAAIGIVASWIAVGRHLRT
- a CDS encoding S41 family peptidase, encoding MTALLVVALAAGGAIYIGYRTGVLAGQSVLQVATTGDLRDLFASHDPPNAFVADVALRRLENSYYKDIAPETPIAGEIDALHHFLSAKKIDNAALPGTTASGVPSRDGERAADLLAYAQDHYAANVGPNGRDDLTDAALRGIMSSVRDPYTVYLSPREIRGLNESLSGGNFGGIGVYIYQLKDGRIVVQPIEALPAARSGMKPGEVVDSVDGKPVRGLPIDRVEEMIRGQAGTTVRLRAHGYFKPSNESTYDIVREIIHVPTVRAKMEGKIDYVRLSDFGTTSGDEVRKALLAGRAAGAKGYILDLRDNGGGLLDAAVEISSLFIPQGTIVSTIRRDGQRTSDAALGTAIEGLQPLVVLVNKYTASASEITSGALQDYHLATLIGTRTFGKGVVQSIFPMPDQGALKITTARYVTPAGRDIQHRGIEPDVVIEQDPNPSIIDTPADKQLAAAKARLHQLIR
- a CDS encoding DUF4760 domain-containing protein — its product is MSAEQVFAGASVIVSLLAIGLSAFLLTRQNKQLEHERNALAILDAIGRLTDPAIVSAFAQLEGIADRYPDDERILRDFDGSPDDRALVLVAQYVETVACLARRRVLDASLLVDAVGFMLRSRWNTIRPFVEHLRLVRGNAYLFENFEWLAMFSTWWKDTPRPPRDANYDPKQFGDVKFKV
- a CDS encoding peroxiredoxin, encoding MRFPLAAVALAAALTAPALAALSIGTKAPDFTLPATIGGSTFTFSLADALKKGPVVLYFYPAAFTKGCTIEAHDFADAIDQYKALGATVIGVSHDDVATLQKFSTSECRSKFAVAADTNQAVMKSYDAVLPQHPQYANRTSYVIAPDGTIVYTYTSLDPSLHVQNTLNALKTWKADHTSGATQ